A genomic stretch from Sebaldella sp. S0638 includes:
- a CDS encoding DUF4158 domain-containing protein: MQTIKFRFLTDKEKRELFILKTTKNDIVDNFTLTLEEVRYIEKFKKPYLKLGYALQYLFLKNLGYQLHKDIPLEILKYVGEQLGVEDFRIGIYLNNEAARLRHFSEIADFLNFSRFKMNSDFEKLTENIARKFSNNLELASLFLSEGVPP, from the coding sequence ATGCAGACAATTAAATTTCGTTTTCTTACTGACAAGGAGAAGAGAGAACTTTTCATACTAAAGACAACTAAAAATGATATTGTGGATAATTTCACTCTTACATTGGAAGAAGTTCGATATATTGAAAAATTTAAGAAACCTTATTTAAAATTAGGTTATGCTCTACAGTATCTTTTCCTAAAAAATTTAGGCTATCAACTTCATAAAGATATTCCATTGGAAATTTTGAAATATGTTGGAGAACAGCTTGGAGTAGAAGATTTCAGAATAGGTATTTACTTGAATAATGAAGCTGCTAGACTCAGACATTTTTCTGAAATTGCAGATTTTTTAAATTTTTCAAGATTCAAAATGAATAGTGATTTTGAAAAACTGACTGAAAATATTGCGAGGAAATTTTCAAATAATTTAGAGCTTGCCTCACTCTTTTTGTCTGAAGGGGTACCTCCATAA
- a CDS encoding recombinase family protein yields MKFGYARVSTTDQNLEMQISALEKYGVDKIFSDKATGKNMQRKEFSKLLEQLRKGDILVIFSLSRLGRKTKDLIELVEKFNVEGINLISLKESIDTTSPMGRAMIGMISIFAELERELIAERVKEGVKNARARGRLGGRPRINSEKVKEALALYHTEHYSVQEILNKTGVSKATLYRRLSELETKNADN; encoded by the coding sequence ATGAAGTTTGGGTATGCAAGAGTATCAACTACGGATCAAAATTTAGAAATGCAGATCAGTGCATTAGAAAAATATGGAGTGGATAAAATATTTTCAGATAAGGCTACTGGAAAGAATATGCAGAGGAAAGAATTTTCTAAACTGCTTGAGCAATTGAGAAAAGGAGATATACTTGTGATATTTTCCCTTTCTAGGCTAGGAAGAAAAACTAAGGATCTGATTGAACTGGTCGAAAAATTTAATGTTGAAGGTATTAATCTGATATCTCTCAAAGAAAGTATCGATACTACCTCTCCAATGGGGAGAGCTATGATCGGCATGATCTCTATCTTTGCCGAATTGGAAAGGGAATTGATTGCCGAAAGAGTTAAAGAAGGAGTGAAAAATGCTAGAGCTAGGGGTAGGCTAGGAGGAAGACCTCGTATTAACAGTGAAAAAGTCAAAGAAGCATTAGCTCTTTACCACACTGAACATTATTCTGTACAGGAAATTCTCAATAAAACAGGAGTTTCAAAAGCCACTCTTTATAGAAGGCTTTCTGAATTAGAGACTAAAAATGCAGACAATTAA
- a CDS encoding ArdC-like ssDNA-binding domain-containing protein, translating to MGKARERVFEERKELVDTIIKDLENGEKTFWQKGWLTAKPINPTNGVSYRGINLIKLYMAAERIDFKDNRWLTYKQAESKKWKVKKGAKSIRLEFWKWDITKKVKDENGKEKEITEELNSPIVSYFNVFNAEQIENIPKNKSINEIFRNNELAEKLIKAKLRFFPENPTLKIKRLKYQGIISFE from the coding sequence ATGGGAAAAGCTAGAGAAAGAGTTTTTGAAGAAAGAAAAGAGTTAGTTGATACAATTATTAAAGATTTAGAAAATGGAGAAAAAACTTTTTGGCAGAAAGGGTGGTTAACTGCCAAACCGATAAATCCGACTAATGGTGTATCTTATAGAGGAATTAATTTAATAAAGCTATATATGGCAGCTGAAAGAATAGACTTTAAGGATAATCGATGGTTAACATACAAGCAGGCTGAATCTAAAAAGTGGAAAGTAAAAAAAGGTGCTAAATCCATAAGGTTAGAATTTTGGAAATGGGATATAACAAAAAAAGTCAAAGATGAAAACGGAAAAGAAAAAGAAATAACAGAAGAATTAAATAGTCCTATAGTATCATATTTCAATGTATTTAATGCAGAACAGATTGAAAATATCCCTAAAAACAAATCAATTAATGAAATTTTTAGAAATAATGAGTTGGCAGAAAAACTTATAAAGGCCAAGCTCCGTTTTTTTCCCGAAAACCCCACATTGAAAATAAAAAGACTTAAATATCAAGGAATAATATCATTTGAATGA